TTAGATACGAAATTGCTATCCTCATCAAAGGAGATAAAACTCTAGTAGAAAAGATGAAAATAGTATCTTCAATTCCGGGAATAGGAAATCTGACTTCTGTAACAATTATCGCCGAAACTAACGGATTCGAGTTAATAAAGAATAAAAAGACAGTTGGTTAGTTATGCAGGATTAGATGTAAGAGAAAAGACTTCTGGAACTTCAGTGAAATCCAAACCCCGAATATCCAAGCGTGGTAATCGGAATTTAAGGAAAGTAATGCACTTTCCTTCACTGGCTGCAATAAGAACCGATGAAAGGTTTAGAGATATTTTCTTAAGAATAGTTTCAAGGCATGGAATTAAAATGAAAGCTATAGTTGCCATCCAAAGAAAACTGCTGGAACTGACTTTTATCTTATGGAAAAATAATTCCTATTATTAATTCAGAGCACGAGTTTCAAATTATTCCATTTCAGGAAGTATCATTTATAAAAAAGGGGAAGTTTATAAGTCACTCCCCCTGTAATCTGTTTTAAGAGGTTTAGCTTTTAGCTCAAGCCCTGAACTCTTTTTACATTTTATTTATTTGTAATATTTCTTTTTAAGCCACAAGCTTATCTTTACTAATAATATCAGAACGGGAACTTCTACCAATGGTCCAATTACGCCTACAAATGCCTGAGGTGAATGGATTCCGAATACAGCTATGGACACTGGCAATAGCTAGTTCAAAATTGTTTCCTGTGGCGGTGAATGCAATTGCTGCATTTTTGTCGTACGGAACATTCAAAGATTTATTGATAAAGAAGCTTACGAAAAACATTAGTACAAAATAGATGACTAACGGTATAGCGATCGTAATGACATCCATTGGCAACTCTATTATTTTATCACCTTTAAGACTGAACATTAATACTATGGTAAACAATAATGCGTATAATGTAATCGGCGATATTTTGGGTACAAATTTACGGTTATACCATTCTATGCCTTTGGATTTAACAAGTAAGTAACGGCTAAGAAAACAGTCAAGAAAGGGATCCCTAAATAAATCATTACACTTTCAGTCACGTCTTTTATAGATACGCTTACATTGAAACTTGCCAAGCCTAATCTGTTTGGCAGTACATTGATAAACAGCCAAACTAACAAACTATAAGAAAATACCTGAAAGATGCTGTTTAATGCAATTAATAAGGCTGCATATTCTCTGTTACCTTTTGCAAGGTCATTCCATACTATGACCATTGCAATACATCTTGCCAAGCCTATCAATATCAAGCCAATCATATAATCAGGCTCATTTCTTAGAAAAAGAATGGCTAATCCGAACATTAAAATAGGCCCGACAATCCAGTTCAATAATAAAGAAATACTAACAACTTTTTTATCCTTCAATACTATAGGCAGCAATGAATAATCCACCTTTGCCAGTGGCGGGTACATCATCAATATCAAACCTATTGCCAACGGAATATTTGTAGTGCCGACAGATAGTGTATTTGTAACATTTGAAATACCCGGAAAGAAATATCCTAAGCCTAGGCCAAGAGCCATAGCTAGAAATATCCATAAAGTTAGATATCTGTCTAAGAATTTTAGTTTTGGTTGCATCGGCTATTTAGTAATTTTTGAAAAAACATAAAACATTTCCGATGCTATCTGTAAGCTTCTTTCTGAATATATCTTTGTCTGTTCGGAAGTGTTGTCTGAAATTTTAGGATCTCCAAATGTGATGGGAATTCTTTTTTCCGCACCAGCAATAAATGGACATCCACCATCAGCTTGTGAACATGTCATTATAGCTACAAAAGCAGATACTGGATTAAAAGGATTGTCATATTTTTTAGAAAACCCAATTATAGGTTGGGAATTATCACTATATTTTATCGCATAAACAGGATTAGAGCCATCATTTATTTTGAAAATATTAAGTCCCTGATCGGCTAATGTTTCTGCTACTTTTGGAAATAATGCGGTTTCTTCAGTACCTCCTGAATAGCAAATCACATTCTCAATACCGAAATAAGAGGCTGCTACTTGTGCCCAAACCTGTGATAAATGGCTCCTGCGCGAATTATGGGTACAAATGAAATTTATATTTATTTGCTGCTTGCTATTTATTTTCAATTGAATAAAATCAATCAACGGCTGTAAGGTACTTTTACGCTCATCGATATTGATTTTCTCCCATTCTAACTGTTGAATTGTCTCTGATAATATTGGATACATGGATGTTCGATTTAGGGTTTAGCAGCATCCTGAATTTGGAGTGCATGAATTGGATTGATTTGCTGTTAATTTGTAAAGGCTTTTGTTTTGTTTTTCAGAAGGAATTCCACAAACATCCTGAGCCAAGCAAGCAGTCGCTTTATTTTTCAGTACAAATGTATTTCATTGAATCCAAATCGTATTTACCAATAGTATCACTTTGATATTCCACTTCTATCTCCGCATCTTCAATTCCTAATTTATTTTCTGAAAGTTTAATTATACTTAATAGTTTTCCTGGGTTTCAACCTGTGCTCATAATCATTGGCATT
The Sphingobacterium daejeonense genome window above contains:
- a CDS encoding transposase encodes the protein MKIVSSIPGIGNLTSVTIIAETNGFELIKNKKTVG
- a CDS encoding transposase, whose translation is MVSYAGLDVREKTSGTSVKSKPRISKRGNRNLRKVMHFPSLAAIRTDERFRDIFLRIVSRHGIKMKAIVAIQRKLLELTFILWKNNSYY
- a CDS encoding arsenate-mycothiol transferase ArsC, translating into MYPILSETIQQLEWEKINIDERKSTLQPLIDFIQLKINSKQQININFICTHNSRRSHLSQVWAQVAASYFGIENVICYSGGTEETALFPKVAETLADQGLNIFKINDGSNPVYAIKYSDNSQPIIGFSKKYDNPFNPVSAFVAIMTCSQADGGCPFIAGAEKRIPITFGDPKISDNTSEQTKIYSERSLQIASEMFYVFSKITK